A portion of the Bacillus sp. es.034 genome contains these proteins:
- the mgtE gene encoding magnesium transporter, with translation MSEVTQEQENDRDKQEQEMYDEDLLIRALQEENLDLFRSEFVQLHSYDQAKFFSKIDEDLRSRLYHYLSPEEMADLFESLDIDEEDYQDILAEMNPTYAAEMLSNMYADDAVDVLNELDKDQVVSYLTIMNDESAKEIKELLHYEEYTAGSIMTTEFVAISKNQTVRSAMYILKNEAPNAETIYYIYVVDDDKKLVGVISLRDLIISHDDVMIGEIMSGRVMAVGVSEDQEAVARQMKDYDFLALPVVDFQHHLLGIITVDDIMDVMEEEASDDYSKLAGIADLDSIDRSPINAAKKRLPWLIALLFLGMFTASLIGRFEDTLDKVAILAVFIPLIAGMAGNTGTQALAVAVRGIATGDLEKENKMSLVFREAGTGLITGTTCGIVVSIIVYVWKGEFFLGILVGVSVLISLFVATLAGTLVPLMMHKLKVDPAVASGPFITTINDIISTLIYLGLATLFMNYLI, from the coding sequence ATGTCTGAGGTAACTCAAGAACAGGAGAATGACAGAGATAAGCAGGAACAGGAAATGTATGATGAAGACCTTCTCATTAGAGCCCTTCAGGAAGAAAATCTGGATTTGTTTCGTTCAGAATTTGTTCAATTACACTCTTATGATCAAGCAAAGTTTTTCTCTAAAATAGATGAAGACTTACGAAGCCGGCTTTATCATTATCTTTCACCGGAAGAAATGGCTGATCTTTTTGAAAGTCTGGATATAGATGAAGAAGATTATCAGGATATCCTGGCCGAAATGAATCCTACATACGCAGCCGAAATGCTTTCTAATATGTATGCCGATGACGCGGTGGATGTCTTGAATGAGCTGGATAAAGATCAGGTTGTCAGTTATTTGACAATCATGAATGATGAATCGGCTAAAGAGATCAAAGAGTTACTGCATTATGAAGAATACACAGCTGGTAGTATCATGACCACAGAGTTCGTGGCGATTTCAAAGAACCAGACGGTCAGGTCTGCCATGTATATATTGAAAAATGAAGCCCCCAATGCGGAAACGATTTATTATATCTATGTGGTGGATGATGACAAAAAGCTTGTAGGGGTCATCTCCCTCAGGGATTTGATCATCAGTCATGATGATGTGATGATCGGTGAAATTATGAGTGGACGTGTCATGGCCGTCGGTGTCAGCGAAGATCAGGAAGCTGTCGCACGGCAGATGAAGGATTACGACTTCCTTGCCCTGCCCGTTGTTGATTTTCAACATCATCTGCTTGGGATCATTACGGTAGATGACATCATGGACGTCATGGAAGAAGAGGCGTCCGATGATTACTCTAAACTTGCTGGTATCGCCGATCTGGATTCCATTGACAGAAGTCCTATAAATGCGGCCAAGAAGCGTCTCCCGTGGCTTATCGCCTTACTATTCCTCGGAATGTTCACTGCAAGCCTCATCGGAAGGTTTGAAGATACGTTGGATAAAGTGGCCATCCTTGCCGTGTTTATTCCATTGATTGCCGGGATGGCAGGAAATACTGGAACTCAGGCACTCGCCGTTGCCGTGAGGGGGATTGCCACAGGTGACCTGGAAAAGGAAAACAAGATGTCCCTTGTCTTTCGTGAAGCGGGAACAGGGCTGATTACCGGGACTACCTGCGGGATTGTGGTCAGCATCATTGTGTACGTGTGGAAAGGCGAATTCTTTTTAGGGATCCTTGTCGGCGTCTCCGTATTGATTTCACTTTTCGTTGCCACACTCGCAGGTACATTAGTGCCCCTCATGATGCACAAGCTAAAAGTGGATCCGGCCGTCGCTTCCGGTCCTTTTATCACGACGATCAATGATATCATCAGTACATTAATATATCTTGGATTAGCGACATTGTTTATGAATTACCTAATATAG